One genomic window of Pocillopora verrucosa isolate sample1 chromosome 8, ASM3666991v2, whole genome shotgun sequence includes the following:
- the LOC131797598 gene encoding Golgi apparatus membrane protein TVP23 homolog A isoform X2 produces MADMDHLDATEDVALNFGDEDEILYRKKKFRKPLVTIFHLLFRVAAIIAYLLCGWFSDSFITNFVIIVLLLSFDFWTVKNVTGRLLVGLRWWNYVDEDGNSHWVFESRKSDKQVTTAESRVFWLGLVICPLIWTFFLVAALFSLKFKWLLVVAVGLSLNVANLIGYVRCKKDAGKNIKSFAGNFLGRQLLNQAMGTTDTQ; encoded by the exons atggcggacatG GATCACTTAGACGCCACTGAGGATGTGGCATTAAATTTTGGAGACGAGGATGAAATTTTatatagaaaaaagaaattcag AAAACCTTTGGTTACCATCTTCCATCTTCTATTTCGAGTGGCAGCAATCATTGCTTACCTTCTGTGTGGCTGGTTCAGTGATAGTTTCATAACAAACTTTGTTATCATAGTTCTGCTTTTATCATTTGACTTCTGGACTGTCAAGAATGTCACAGGACGGTTATTAGTGGGACTTAGATGGTGGAACTACGTGGATGAGGATGGGAACAGCCATTGGGTGTTTGAGTCCAGAAAG AGTGACAAGCAGGTGACCACAGCTGAATCACGTGTCTTCTGGCTTGGTTTGGTCATTTGTCCCCTTATTTGGACATTCTTTCTTGTGGCTGCACTGTTTTCACTGAAATTTAAGTGGCTG CTTGTTGTTGCAGTTGGGCTCTCTCTAAATGTTGCAAACCTGATTGGTTATGTGCGCTGTAAGAAAGATGCTGGGAAGAATATCAAGAGTTTTGCAGGAAATTTCCTGGGAAGACAGCTCCTTAATCAG
- the LOC131797598 gene encoding Golgi apparatus membrane protein TVP23 homolog B isoform X1 translates to MADMDHLDATEDVALNFGDEDEILYRKKKFRKPLVTIFHLLFRVAAIIAYLLCGWFSDSFITNFVIIVLLLSFDFWTVKNVTGRLLVGLRWWNYVDEDGNSHWVFESRKSDKQVTTAESRVFWLGLVICPLIWTFFLVAALFSLKFKWLLVVAVGLSLNVANLIGYVRCKKDAGKNIKSFAGNFLGRQLLNQVQVNPPRNRLPGRFLIQNPTSPVPRLLPWAQQTPSSSREVPVL, encoded by the exons atggcggacatG GATCACTTAGACGCCACTGAGGATGTGGCATTAAATTTTGGAGACGAGGATGAAATTTTatatagaaaaaagaaattcag AAAACCTTTGGTTACCATCTTCCATCTTCTATTTCGAGTGGCAGCAATCATTGCTTACCTTCTGTGTGGCTGGTTCAGTGATAGTTTCATAACAAACTTTGTTATCATAGTTCTGCTTTTATCATTTGACTTCTGGACTGTCAAGAATGTCACAGGACGGTTATTAGTGGGACTTAGATGGTGGAACTACGTGGATGAGGATGGGAACAGCCATTGGGTGTTTGAGTCCAGAAAG AGTGACAAGCAGGTGACCACAGCTGAATCACGTGTCTTCTGGCTTGGTTTGGTCATTTGTCCCCTTATTTGGACATTCTTTCTTGTGGCTGCACTGTTTTCACTGAAATTTAAGTGGCTG CTTGTTGTTGCAGTTGGGCTCTCTCTAAATGTTGCAAACCTGATTGGTTATGTGCGCTGTAAGAAAGATGCTGGGAAGAATATCAAGAGTTTTGCAGGAAATTTCCTGGGAAGACAGCTCCTTAATCAG GTACAGGTAAACCCTCCTCGTAATCGACTTCCTGGAAGATTTCTCATACAAAATCCTACTAGTCCTGTTCCTCGACTATT